A region of the Deltaproteobacteria bacterium genome:
TGTGAAGCCTGAAAAATTCCCTGAGGAGGCGCTTGATCCTGTTTCTCTTGACCGCATTCCCTGTCTTTTTACTTACAGTAATCCCTAATCTCGATATGCCCAGCCCGTTTTTCATGAATATAACAGTAAAATGCTCAGTTTGAAATCGTTTTCCCGCTCGATTTAGATTGACAAAATCCCTGCG
Encoded here:
- the rnpA gene encoding ribonuclease P protein component, with the protein product MNSFSFSKNERLLNRRDFVNLNRAGKRFQTEHFTVIFMKNGLGISRLGITVSKKTGNAVKRNRIKRLLREFFRLHKGDLPPGHDFLFIAKRGAGDLTYWDVKEELGEHILLKKDGVQS